The DNA window GCCGGGAGCGATGCCGCCGGGAGCGGTACCGACGAGGCTCCGCCGGATCCGGCCGACGCCTCCGACGCCGGTCCCGACCGTGACGGCGAAGACGCCCGCGACGACGGCGTGATCCTCGACGCGGACGACGCGGACGCAACCGACGCCGCGGACGACCGCGACCGCGGCGAGTGGCCGGAGGTCGAGGCGGACGACGACGATACGGCGTTCGAGACGACGCCCTGGCCCGAACAGCAGGCCGAAGACGAGGGGTTCGACGCCGAGGTCGGCGGGGACGGCGACAGCGGCGTCGAGTTCGGCGGTCTCACCCCGGAGGTCGCGGAGTCCGGTGCGGGCTCCGCGGACGCGGAGTACGTCGAGCCGGCGGAGCGCCGGTCATCAACCGGATCCGCGGGCGGCGTCGAAGGCGGTAGTGGACCGAACGAGCCCGCCGCCGAGGCGGCGGACGACGGCCCCGGATCCGGGATCACCCGCGAGGAGAGCCCCGAGTTGGAGCCGGAGGGTACGGGGACGACTCCGACGGAGTACTACTGTCCCGAGTGCGGCATGACCGTCGGGTCCGACGGCAGTTCGATGCGAGCGGGCGACATCTGTCCCGAGTGTAAACGAGGCTACGTCGCGGAACGCCCGCAGTAGTCGCCGGACCGGCGCGTTTCGACCTCCCTCTCACCGTTCCGTTTCTCGTCGTTTCGAGCCTCGAGCCCGGCGTGTGACGCCGGTTCTCCGTGACGAAACTGGTTTACGCGACCCTGTCGAACGGTCGCGGCATGAAGCAGTACAAGATGCGTCGCGGCGAGCATCTCGACGAGCGCATGCCGGATCTCAAAGGCTCCATCGAGGAGTACTTCGGCGAGGTCACCGGCACCGAGGAGTACGACGGCCACGAGCTGTACGTGGTCGAGGATCCCGAGAACCCCGTCTTCGAGCGGATCGTCGCCGGTGCGGCCGAGTACAGCGGCAAGAAGGACAAGCTCGCGGTCCACTTCGAGGAACGCCCGGCCGAGGAGGTCATCGCCGAGGGGAACGCCGACGCCGCCGCCGACGCGGTCGACGCGAAGAACTCCTTCCTGCTCGAGGCCACCGGCCGCGACGCGAAGTCCCGACGGGACTCGCTGAAACGCGAGGTCGAGGACGACGCCCCCGACTACTGACGTTCTCCCCCGACTCCCGACGCCTCCGCTCCCGTTCTCGCCGGCGACCGTCACCCCTCGAGCGACGCGGCCGTCTCGAGATCGTGTTTCCTCTCCGCCGCGGAGCCGTCTCTCTCGCTCTCACGGCCGATCCGTCGCGTCCGCCCTTGTCATGAATATTAATTCAATATTGAGTTAAAAATCAGCAGCTTTAAGCACGCCGGCCGACAACGGAAGGTATGAGCATCGAGACGATCCTGTTAGCGGTCGGAACCGAGGACGAGAAACGAACCGAGCGGCTCGCCGCGGAGGCGACGAGCGTCGCGAAGCCAACCGGGGCCACGGTCGTCCTCGCGCACGTGTTCGGCGACGACGAGTTCGCCGAGGTCCGGTCGAACCTCGGCGTCGACGCCGAGAGCGAGGGGTCGACCCCCGACGCGGTCGCGGAACGGCACACCACCACCAGATCCATCTCGAAGGCGCTCTCGGCGGCGGGCGTGAACCACGAGATCCGCGGCGCGGTCGGCGACCACGCCGACGAGATCGTCGCGCTGGCCGAGGAGACCGACGCCGACCGCGTCGTCGTCGGCGGTCGCCACCGCTCGCCGACCGGCAAGGCGGTCTTCGGCAGCGTCGCACAGGACGTGATCCTCTCCGCGCCGTGTCCGGTGACGTTCGTGCGCGAGGAGCCCGTCGAGTCGAAACGCCGCGTCGCGCCCTGACTCCGGTCTCGGGCGTTCCCTTTCGACGATCTACGTTCGACCGGTCGCGATCGACCGCGTCGCCCGAACCGTCCCGATTAAGTGGTAACGGGGCCCTCTTTCCGCCGATGGCTTACTACGTGGGCGTCGACCTCGGCGCGACGAACGTCCGCGCGGTCGTCGGCGACGAGACGGCGACCGTGCTCGGCTCCGACGCGCGCGGCACCCCCCGTGGCCCGACCGGCATCGCCGTCACCGAGGCGGTGTTGAGCGTCGTCCGAAACGCGTGCGCGGAGGCCGGCGTCGATCCGGACGCGGTCGCCGCCGCCGGGATCGGCTCCATCGGTCCGCTCGACCTCGCGGCCGGGGTCGTGTTGAACCCGGCGAACCTCCCGGACACCGTCGAGCGGATCCCGCTCGTCGGCCCGGTCTCGCGGCTGCTCGACACCGAGGAGGTCCACCTCCACAACGACACCAACGCGGGCGTGATCGGCGAGCGCTTCCACTCCGAGCGCAACCCCGACGACATGGTGTACCTCACCGTCTCCTCGGGGATCGGCGCGGGCGTCGCCGTCGACGGCAACGTCCTCTCGGGGTGGGACGGCAACGCGGGCGAGGTCGGCCACATGACCGTCGACCCGCACGGGTTCATGACCTGCGGGTGCGGCCTCGACGGCCACTGGGAGGGGTACTGCTCCGGCAACAACATCCCGAAGTACGCCCGCGAGCTCCACGAGGAGGACCCCATCGAGACCGCGCTCCCGATCGAGGACCCCGACTTCTCCGCGGTCGACGTCTTCGAGGCCGCCGGCTCGGACACCTTCGCCGACCACGTGATAGACCAGCTCGCCCACTGGAACGCGATGGGGGTCGCGAACGTGATCCACGCGTACGCCCCGCTCGTCGTCAGCGTCGGCGGCGCGGTCGCGCTCAACAATCCCGAGCGCGTCCTCGATCCGGTCCGCGAGAAGCTCGCGGAGATGGTGTTCATCAACGTCCCGGAGATCCGGCTCACCGAACTCGGCGACGACGTCGTCGTCAAGGGCGCGCTCGCGAGCGCGCTCACCGGCGGGACCGGCGACCGCTCGCGCGTCGAGTCGCCCCCGTAGGCGGACGATCTCCGGTTCCCCTCCCGATTACTCCTCGAACTCGTCCCGCTCGGGAGTCGCCTCCGGGCCGCGTCCGTCGCCCGTCGCGCCGCTCCCTCTCGCGTTCCGCGTCGCGAGGTACGCGTCTCGATACCGCCAGATCTTCCGGAGGAGGACGTAGCCGAACGCGCCTTGGAAGACGACGACGAACCCGAACAGCGCGAGGACCTGCGGGAGGCCGAACAGTCCCGAGGCGATCGCCGTCACCGGCCCCACGAGGGTGTTGTACAGCGCGTGGATCGTCGCCGCGATCACGAGTCCCTTGATCACGATCGGCCCGCGGTTCTCGGGGTTGAACTTCGCGAGCCCCAGGTAGTAGCCCGCGAAGGCCGAGTAGACGACGTGGCCGGGGCCGGCGAGCGCGCGAAGCGCGGCGATCCCGTCGCCCGCGCCGAGCGCCGCGAGGCCGAGCGAGAGCTCCGCGATGTCGACGCTCCGTGCGATGTACAGGAGGTTCTCGATGACGGCGAAGCCGAGCCCGGCGATCGCGCCGTACACCGCGCCGTCGATCACGGCGTCGAACCGCTCGTCGGTGTACGCGTACAGCCGCACCGCGAGCAGCTTCACCGTCTCCTCTATCGGACCGACGATGACGAAGAAGAAGAGGATCGTCCCGAGGAACCCGAGCGGTTCGAAGAGCGGGCGAGCCGCGCCGTTGAGGACCGCCGCGAACGTCGCGGTCAGTACGGACAACAGGAACGTCGCGACCAGAAGCGAGAGCGGCTCGCCGGTCGTGACGTCGGAGACGTACACGTACGCCGCGAGCCCGAGCGCGGGGACGGTCGACAGCGCCAGCAACACGGCGATGGCGGGATCGAAGATCAGTCCCACGCCGAAGGAGGCGAAGATGCTGAGGAGGATCACTCCGGCCAGCAGCACGAGGAGCGCCTTCGCCGAGCGCGTGAGAAGCCAGTACAACGCGACCGCGAGCCCGTCGAGGGAGGTGCGCTCCTCCCACGTGGCGACGTCGTAGAGGTCGCGGTCGCCGTCGTCGCCCCGCTCGACGGGGTCCGACCGTGAGTCCATGCGACGCAGTTCGGCTCCGCCCAACTTAATGGGTCGCCGTGGCGGTCAGTGTTGTCGCGGCGACGGGTGCCGGCGACCGCGCTCCCCGTCGTCGTCGAATTCCCTCGTCTCGCCGTCGTCGAATTCGCTTGCTCCCGTCGTCGTCCGGTCCGCCGGACACCGGAGGTTCAAGCGGTCGCGGCCGAAACCCCCGGACATGGACGCCGACGAACGACGCGAGAACGCGAGCGAGCGGCGAGCGAGTCGAGGTGTGCGGTCGTGAACGCGCGGGTCCGCGGGATCTACGCGACCGCGCTGACGCGACTCCTGCTCGAGGCCGACCACACGGTCGTCGACGCCTCGCCGCCGATCCGGCGACGCTTCGACGCGACGTTCCCCGCCGCCCCGCCCGACGCCGCGATCGAGACGACCGACGACCGCCAGGGCGTCGGCGTCGCCGGCGATCCCGACGCGGTCGCCGCGATCCGGGACCGCCTCGTCGACGTCGGGATCGACGCGCTCGCGTGGACCGATCCGACGCCCGTCGGGACCGTCCTTGACGGCGAGGTGGTGGAGACGCTCGGCGGCGGCGCGGTCCTCGAGTTGGCTGTCGGATCCGGCGGCGACTCCTCCCGGGACGAGACGGCCGCGGACGACGCCCCCGTTCCGGACGGCCCCGTCGAGGGGTATCTCCCGTACGGGAACGTCGACGCGCGGGTCGAAACCGGCGATCGGGTCCGAACCCAGGTGCGGTCGTCGGCCGCGCCCTGGGAGTCGCGTCGGCCGGAACTGGACGCGGCGCTCCGGGTCGGAACCGGCCTCGTCACCCTGGAGCCGGGCTCGGGGACCCGCGTCGACGTTCGCGACGACGAGGCGGCCCGCGAGCTGGCGGGGATGACCGAGCTCCTCGGGATCGAGCCGCCCGACGGGTGGCGCGCGGTCTGGGGGCCGGCCGCGCTCGACGCCGACGTGGACGACCTCGAGGCGGGGCTGGAACGCGCCGTGAGCGAGGCCGAGCGGCTCGCGGAGGCGGTCGGCGTCGGCGACGCGGACGACCGCGACGCCGGCGGTGTCGGCCTCCTCGCGGACTCCGCGGAGACGCGCGCCGAGCCGCTCGCCCGCCCGAACGCCGGCGCGTGGGTCTGGTTCGGCCGCGAGTCGCGCTTCGCGCTCGACGCAGTCCGCCGGAAGGTGACCGCGACGATGCCGGGCCACCACCGGATCAAGGCCGGCTCCGGGTCGGCGTCCGCCGGCGTCGACTTCGCGGAGGCGATCTGCGATCCGGATCCCGACGCCGACTTCCCCGTTTCCGCCGTTCGCGACGCCTTCGGCCCGACGGAGGGCGACCGGCTCCGGATCGAACACGGCAAGCCCGACGGCCGGCTGATCACCCTCGGCGAGGGAACGGTGACCGCGGTCGACGACGACGGATCGATCACCGTCGAGCGGGAGATGACGCCCGGCGGGGACTACGACGGGCTCGGCACCCGCCGTGAGGCCGGTGACGTGGCGACGACGAGCCTCAAGGAGGGTCGGTGGTGGTACCCCACCACCTACCGGGGCTCCGACGGGACGGTGAAGGGGACCTACGTCAACGTCTGTACCCCCGTCGAGGTCTTCCCGGACGCCGCCCGCTACGTCGACCTCCACGTCGACGTGATCAAACACCCCGACGGGACGGTCGAGCGCGTCGACGACGAGGTCCTCGGCGAGTCCGTCGCGGCCGGCCACGTCGACGAGGCGCTCGCCGAGAAGGCGCGGAGCGTGGCCTCGGCGCTGGAGAACGCGCTGTAGCCGGGGAGATCTCGAAACGCGTCCCGCTCAGAAGTGGTTCGAGGCGTCCGTCTCGTGGCGGAGCTCGCCGCCGCGGCCGCCCTCGACGGTCGAGGCCCCCTGGTCGCCGGAGGAGGGGACTCGGACCGTGACGTCGGTGACCGCCTCGAAGTCGGTGATGAGGTCGCGGCGGATGTTCTCGGCGGTGATGTTCGAGACGCCACAGCCCGCACAGCCGCCGCCGAGTTCGACGACGACCTCGCCGGTCTCCGGGTCGGCCTCGCGCACGACGCTCGTCCCGCCGTGCATCTGGATGATCGGCATCTGGCCGACCATCCACGTCTCGATCCGCTCCGCGAGGCTCTCGTCGCTCATTACCTCCCCTTCGCGCCCGAACCTTTGGAAGGTTGCGGTTTGGGAGTCGCTCGCATCGTCGAAACGAACTACCTCACCGTCGATGACCGGAGACTCGCGGGGGCCCTCGTCCGGCCTCACTCGTCCCGACCGTCCCGACTCGCCGGCGGGTCGGGTCCGCCGTCGCCCGGGTCCTCGCCGGCGTCCGGCCGCGCCGTCTCCTCCTCGGCCGACGGGGGTCCGTCCGCCGCCGCGCTCGGAAGCCGCGTCGGGTCCGCGTCGTCGCCGCCGTGAAGCGAGTCGTCGCGCTCGAGGAGGTACAGGAGCGGCCCCAACGCGACCACCACGAGGACGCCCGGGATCGGCGCGTCGGGGACGAGAAGCGCCGTGGCCGCCCCCGTTCCCCCGGCGAGCAGAACGAGACCGGCCCACAGCGCCGGCGATCCCGTCTCGACGCCGACCCGCGTCGCGTCGCGGTGGACGAGCGCGGCCGCCAGCGCGAGGAGGAGCCCGCCGGCGACGGCTGCCAGTGACATGGAGCGGGTACGGGGGAGACGAAAAAAAGGGTGTCGCGAGCGCGCCGTCGCCGAAGGGGATCGGGGGTCGTCGCCGGAGGGTCAGGGGGCCTCGCCGGTCTCGATGGTGAAGGAGTCGCGGGGGTACGCGACGCAAGTGAGCGTGTAGCCGTCCCCGAGTTCGTCCTCGTCGAGCATCTGCTGGTTGTCGTGTTCGACGAAGTCCTCGGAGGGGCCGTCCGTGATGTGTCCGGCACACGAGACGCACTGTCCCTGCCGGCAGGCGTACGGGAGGTCCCATCCCTGCTCTTCGCCCTGATCGAGGATCGGCTCGTTGTTCGCCAGTTCGACCGTCTCGCCCTGCTTCGCGAACTCGACCTCGAAGTACTCGATCTCGTCCTCGGGGATGTCGCCGGGGCCGGCGCTCGCCGAGCCGCCCTCCTCGAGTTCGCCCTCGCCGCCCTCGCCGCTCGCCGGGATCGCGCCGCCGCCACCGCCGCCCGCGCCGATCGCGCGGTTGCCGGGCTCGGGGAAGCCGGGATCCGGGAGGGACTCGGCGCGCCGTTCGACGATCTCGTCGGAGATGTCCTCGGTGGGTTCCCACCCCGTCCCCTTCAGCGTACTGACGAGAACGACCGTCAGCGTCGCGATCGCTGCGAGCGCGATCGGCAGTGGGTCAAGCATACCGACGACTATGGAGAGGTGGTTTAATACCGTTTTGATCGGGCCAACGCTCCGGGAATTCACCCCGCGGATCGGGGCGACGTGGCCCCGCGAACCGGCGTCGTCCGCCCTCCCGCGAACCGCGTCGTGTGGCACCCGAGAACCGCGTCGCGTGCCACTCCGCTGAGCAGTACCGCGTGGCGTCCGCAGTGCCGGCGTGCGAACGCGGAACGGGTCCTTTATCGGCGCGCCGGTCGATCGGGCGGTCATGCAGGTGAAATCCCGTCACCACCTCCGAAGCGACGAGATCGCGGCGATCCGCGAGGCGGTCGCCGACCACCTCGGCGTCGACGTCGACGGAGAGACGTTCGAGCTCGTCGAGTTCGTCGACGCGAACTACGAGCTGGTGCTCGTCGACGGCGAGCCGGCGGTCTTCTACGTCGACGACGACGAGCCGTTCCTCACCGTCCGGGGGGCGAACGACTACGAGCCCGAGACGGGCGTCGTCACCGTCGACGCGGGCGCGATCTCGTTCGTCTCCGACGGCGCGGACGTGATGCGGCCGGGCATCGTCGAGGCGGACGCGGCGATCCGCGAGGGCGACCTCGTCGTGATCGCGGAGGAGACCCACGGGAAGGTGCTCGCGGTCGGCCGCGCGATGGTCGACGGCGACGAGATGGTCGGCGACAGCGGGAAGGTCGTCTCCTCGATCCACCACGTCGGCGACGAGCTCTACGAGTTCTCGGCGTGAGGGCCCCGTTCGGGATCGATCACTCGGCCGTCGCCGTACGATAGACGGCGGCACCGGACACGAGCGCGATCGCCAACCCGGCACCCGCCCCCATCGTGAGTCCGGTCGAGACCTCGCCGCCCATGACCCGTGCCATCACGATCCCCCACCCGGCACCGATGCCGACGCCGATCCCGATCCCCGCGCCGATGGCTCTCGAGCGGATCGCGTCCTCGGTCGCGCTCATACCGTCTCCCTGTCGTTCTCACGCGTATCAAGGTTCGGACGGACGAGTCTCGGACTTTCGGTCCGTGCTGACCGCTCACCGTCCGGTGAGAGACGTTCCAGACAAGCCACGTGTCTCGATCGAGACCGCGTCGACGAAACGGGAGCGTCGCCTCAGTCCTCGAGCTCGAAGGCGATCTCGACTTCGGCCTGGTACTCCCGTTCCGGCGCGTTCTTGATCTCCACGCCGAACTCCTGTACTTCTGCCCAGTAGACGTTATCCAGGGTGTCCTCGGCTCGGTCGATCGCCTCGTCCGCGGCGGCGTCGAAGCTCTCCTCGCTCGTTCCGATCAGCGTGATCTTCTTGAACACCATGCGTGCCGGTTGATCGCACGCCATTATAAAACCGTCCGCGGATCGTGGGTCGATCGCCGGACCGCCGGCTCCGTTCAGGGGCTCCCCGGCGCTCCCTCCATCACGGAGAAGTCGTCGCCGTCGGGGTCGACGCCGATCACCGCCCAGTCGTAGGGGGGCTTCAGCGACGTGAGCCGCTCCTGGAGGTCGTCGGCGTTCGTCCGCCACGTGACGAAACAACGGAGTCGCGGCGTCTCCCCACCGTCCGTGAGATACGGGCCCAGATCGTCGTCCTCCATACACAGCGCCGTGACGAGGACGCGTCGCCACTTTCGCTCCGCGACGAACTCGCGTCCGCCCTCGGAGACGCTGTATCCGAGCTCACGAAAGACGTCTCTGGCCTCCGTCGTCGGTGGGATGCTCGCAGTGGCCATCGATCCGACCGTTGATCGGGATCCGTGATAAACTTTCTCACGGTTCTCGGGATCGCACATCCCCGCGTTCGCCCCGCACGCGCCGGCTCGTGCGACTCACTCGTGGGCGGCGTCCCACTCGTCCGGCTTCCGGAGGTTGCCGCAGTCGGTACACTGGATCCGCCCCATCGTGTCCATCGCCGTGTCGAGCGAGCCGCAGTTCCCGCACGCGAACCCCCACCGATCGGCGGCGTCCGCGTCCGTGTAGACGAGGTAGAAGGGCCCCTCCGCCCCGCGTTCGGCGCGCGTTCGGTCGATGTACACCCGCTCGCCGTCCGCGGTCGTCGACGCGTCGAGTTCCATACCGTACGGTACTCGGTCGAGCGACTTAAGAAGCGAGACACGGCTCGGGACCGCCCGGCCCTCAGGTCCGGAACGACTCCCCGCAGCCGCACTCGGAGACGACGTTCGGGTTCTCGACGTGGAAGCCGGCGGCCTGGAGGCCGCTCTCGTAGTCGAGTTTGCTGCCGCCGATGTAGTTCCGGCTGGCGGGGTCGACGAACACCCGCAGCCCGTGGTGCTCGACGACGAGGTCGTCCGGCTCCGGCTCGGTGTCGAAGCGCATCCCGTAGGAGAGCCCCGCACAGCCGCCCTGCTGGACGAACAGCCGGAGCCCCGCCTCGTCGGTGTCGAGCTCTTCGCCCTCCAGAAGCGAGAGCGCCTCCGCGGCGGCCTCCGGCGTCACCTCGATCGCCGGATCGTCGCCGCCTCCCTGAACCGATTCGGTGCTCATACGCCGAGATACCCGTCGCAGGATGAAAACCCTGGCGGTGTAAACGGGTGACATGACTCTCGGTAACATGCCACGTATCGGCGGCCCGCCGATCGGGAGAGTCACGCCGATCCGGCGGTCGAGCCGTCCGGACCGTCCCGCAGGGCCGCGCGGAGCCCGACCTCGGCGACGTTGATCCCGTACTCGGCGGTGCGCGTGATGCTGTCGAGCACCGTCGCGAGCACGTACCCGTCCGCGAGGCTCCGCTCGTAGAGCTCCCGATCGACCCGCCGCGCCTCCTCGAGGAGGTCCTCGGCGTCGGCGATCGCCGTCCCGAGCGTCCGCGGGTCACACTCCCCGATCGTCTCCGAGAACGCCCGCTCGACCGTCGCCCGCGCGTCGGTCGCGAGCCGGTCGAGGTCCGCCGCGACCGGGTCCGCGGGCGGCTCCGCGATCGCCTCGGCGGCCTCGGCGATCTTCGTCGCGTGGTCCGCGACCCGCTCCAGCTGCCTGGCGACGGCGTAGTGGTCGAACGGGGTGAGGCCCCCGTCGCCGTCCGCCGGGACCTCGACGAGAGAGCGCTGGAACTCGCGGGAGAGGAGGCCGAACAGCCGGTCCACGTCGTCGTCCTGGTCGCGGACGCGCCCTCCGGCCTCGCCGTCTCCAGCGAGCGCGGCCGCGACGGCGTCCCCGTGCATCGTCAGGGTCCGGTCCGCCATCCGCTCCAGCGTCCGCGTCGGCGGGAGGTCCGCGACGTCGAGCATCGTCCGCGCGACCACCGCCTCCTCCGTTTCCTCCGCGATCTCGATCCCGACGAGGCCGGCGACCGCGTCGCGGACGGCCGCCCGCCCGGCGCGGTCCGGAGCGCCGTCGACGCGGACGACGTCGGCACCGGCGACGTACGCGGCGGCGACCAGCCGCTCGATCCCGGTCGGGTCGTGTCGTGCCGCCGACAGCGACACCGTCCGCTCTCCCCCTCCGCCTCCGGCGGGGCGAGGAGCAGCCGGCCGCCCCTCGGGTAGAGGTGGAGGGTGTCCCCTGTGTCGAGCGAGCGGTCGTTCGCCCACCCCTTCGGCAGCGAGACCGTGTACGTCGTCCCCCGGTGAGCTGGATCTTCCGCTCGTACGGGTCCGTTCCGTCGTTCATCTCCGGGCGATCCGCGCTGCGTCCGTCGGTCCGTCCTCGCCTCGGCTCCGGTCGGGTACGGGTACCATGCCGCAGGGTACCCGACCGACGATCATGTACCCTGCTATGTGGGATACGTGCCGCTCGGGTCCCCAACCGAGCGCTCCCGTGACCTCATACCCGATCGGATCTCTCAATAGCGATATATATCCGCTTCCGAGTCGCGTCGCCGGTCGGCGGGCGATCGCGGTCCGGTTTCATAGTGTTTATTGTAAGTCATTTCCGGTGCTCCCCCGACCCGTCCTGGCGGAGCACCGGTAAACAGTTACAATAAACACTATCAGGCCGCGTCATCGGCGACGGGAGTCGATCCGTCATCGGCGACGGGAGCCGATCCGTCGTTGGCGACAGTAGCCGATCCGTCCTCGGCGACGGGAACCGATCCGTCGGCGGCCGCGGGGTCGGACACGCCGGGGTCGCGTCCGCCGGCGATCGTGACGTCGCGTTTCGGGTACGGGATCTCGATGTCCGCGTCGGCGAGCGCCTTGTACAGCGCGCGGTTGATCTCGTGTTGGGCGCGTCGTCGTCGGGTCGGACCCTTGACCCAACAGAGCAGCTCGTACTGGAGCGCCGAGTCGCCGAACGAGCGGAGCCGCGCCCGCGGGCGCGGCGAGTCGAGGACCAGCGGCTCCGCCAGCGCCACGTCGATCGCGAGCGCCTCGAAGGCGTCGACGTCGGTGCCGTAGGCGACGCCGATCGGGACCCGGACGCGACGGCGACGCTGCGGCGCGGACTCGTTCGTCACCTTCGCCGCGTTGAGCGCGGCGTTGGGGACGGTCACCATCACCTCGTCGCGGGTGAGAAGCGTCGTCGAGCGGACGCCGACCTTGATGACGGTGCCCGCGGTGCCGTCGTCGAGTACGATGTAGTCGCCGATCTTGTAGGTGTCGTCGAAGTAGAGCGCGATGCCGCCGAAGAAGTTCGCGACGGTGTCCTTCGCGGCGAAGCCGACGGCGATGCCGGCGACGCCGGCCGCGCCGAGGAGCGGCGTGATCTCGATGCCCCACAGCCACAGCAGCGACCCCACGCTCCCGAGGAGGACGGCGAGACTCCAGACGTTCGAGAAGACGGGCGCGAAGTCGAACCGGCTCCCCTCCGCGTTGACGGCGGCGACGAGCCGGTTCACGACCGCGTTGGCCGCGTACGCCCAGACGAGGATCACGACCGACAGCGAGGGGCGGCCGAAGAGGTCGTCGAGCAGCCCCGGGTCCACGACCACCGACGCCCGGACCGCGGGCATCTGCGTGAGCACGTACACGCCCGCCAGCGCGGCGGTGACGACGAGCGGCGCGCGCAGCGAGTCGATGACGATGTCGTCGTACTCGCCGTCCGTGGTCGCGACGTACCGTCGGGCGACGCGGAGGACGACGAACTCCATGCCCACGGCGGCGACGACGGAGATAAGGAGCACCGCGACCGTCGCCTCGACCGCGGTGAGCCCCTCGAACGCCCCGATCAGCGACGGTATCATGACTTCGAGAGGTCGTTGCGGGAAATAACCGTTTCTGCCGGGAGCGACGTCGCTATCGACGTCGTCCGTCGTCCGCCCTCCCGGCGGGCGCGAGGAGGTCGACGAGTTCGTGGAGGCTCCCGACCTCGACGGTCGGCTCCGCGTCGAGGTCGAGCGCGGCGTTGTGCTCGCGCCGGACCAGGACGCTCTCGAGGCCCGCCCGCTCGGCGGCGATCACGTCGGTCGCGCGGTCGCCGACGTAGACCCCGCCGGACGCGTCGAGCGCGTCGAGCGCCTCGTTCAGGTAGTACGGGTCGGGCTTCCGGCGGTCGAACCCGTCGGGCCCGAGGTCGCGGCCCCGGACGTACTCGAACTCGGTCAGCCGGAAGTGGTCGACGACGAACTCCACCGTCGGGTGGTAGTTGTTGCTCACCAGCCCCACGGTCGCGCGCTCCGCGATCGGCTCGAGCGCGTCGACGTCGGGACACAGCGTCCGGACGCCGGCCGCCAGCCGGGAGACGGTCCGCTTCGCGCTGCGCTCCTCCCGCGCCGAGAAGAGCGCGTCGGGGTCGACGTCGAGCCGCCCGCAGGCGGCGCGGAACGCGTCGTCGTACTCGTACGTCGCGAGCGCGCCGCGGAGGTCGTCGTCGATCTCCAGGTCGCGCTCCTCCAGGACGTCGTCGAGGGCGCGGGCGTGGACCGCGGCCTCGGTCCCCCGCCCGTCGAGGATCACGCCGTCCATGTCGAAGAGGACGACCCCGTCGCCGGCCGCGTCGACGACCTTCATCGGGTGAGCCCCCGTGCGTACGCCGAGAGTCCCTCGCTCGCGAGGACGACGCCGAGGATGACGATCAGGATGGTCGCCACCGACTGCCAGGCGAAGGCGTTGACGGCGCGGAACAGCTGGACGCCGATGCCGCCCGCGCCGACGAACCCGAGGATCGTCG is part of the Halorubrum aethiopicum genome and encodes:
- a CDS encoding DUF5816 domain-containing protein, with translation MELDASTTADGERVYIDRTRAERGAEGPFYLVYTDADAADRWGFACGNCGSLDTAMDTMGRIQCTDCGNLRKPDEWDAAHE
- a CDS encoding RNA-binding protein; protein product: MQVKSRHHLRSDEIAAIREAVADHLGVDVDGETFELVEFVDANYELVLVDGEPAVFYVDDDEPFLTVRGANDYEPETGVVTVDAGAISFVSDGADVMRPGIVEADAAIREGDLVVIAEETHGKVLAVGRAMVDGDEMVGDSGKVVSSIHHVGDELYEFSA
- a CDS encoding dodecin, yielding MVFKKITLIGTSEESFDAAADEAIDRAEDTLDNVYWAEVQEFGVEIKNAPEREYQAEVEIAFELED
- a CDS encoding PhoU domain-containing protein; amino-acid sequence: MSLSAARHDPTGIERLVAAAYVAGADVVRVDGAPDRAGRAAVRDAVAGLVGIEIAEETEEAVVARTMLDVADLPPTRTLERMADRTLTMHGDAVAAALAGDGEAGGRVRDQDDDVDRLFGLLSREFQRSLVEVPADGDGGLTPFDHYAVARQLERVADHATKIAEAAEAIAEPPADPVAADLDRLATDARATVERAFSETIGECDPRTLGTAIADAEDLLEEARRVDRELYERSLADGYVLATVLDSITRTAEYGINVAEVGLRAALRDGPDGSTAGSA
- a CDS encoding HesB/IscA family protein, which gives rise to MSTESVQGGGDDPAIEVTPEAAAEALSLLEGEELDTDEAGLRLFVQQGGCAGLSYGMRFDTEPEPDDLVVEHHGLRVFVDPASRNYIGGSKLDYESGLQAAGFHVENPNVVSECGCGESFRT
- a CDS encoding HAD family hydrolase, translated to MKVVDAAGDGVVLFDMDGVILDGRGTEAAVHARALDDVLEERDLEIDDDLRGALATYEYDDAFRAACGRLDVDPDALFSAREERSAKRTVSRLAAGVRTLCPDVDALEPIAERATVGLVSNNYHPTVEFVVDHFRLTEFEYVRGRDLGPDGFDRRKPDPYYLNEALDALDASGGVYVGDRATDVIAAERAGLESVLVRREHNAALDLDAEPTVEVGSLHELVDLLAPAGRADDGRRR
- a CDS encoding mechanosensitive ion channel family protein, with product MIPSLIGAFEGLTAVEATVAVLLISVVAAVGMEFVVLRVARRYVATTDGEYDDIVIDSLRAPLVVTAALAGVYVLTQMPAVRASVVVDPGLLDDLFGRPSLSVVILVWAYAANAVVNRLVAAVNAEGSRFDFAPVFSNVWSLAVLLGSVGSLLWLWGIEITPLLGAAGVAGIAVGFAAKDTVANFFGGIALYFDDTYKIGDYIVLDDGTAGTVIKVGVRSTTLLTRDEVMVTVPNAALNAAKVTNESAPQRRRRVRVPIGVAYGTDVDAFEALAIDVALAEPLVLDSPRPRARLRSFGDSALQYELLCWVKGPTRRRRAQHEINRALYKALADADIEIPYPKRDVTIAGGRDPGVSDPAAADGSVPVAEDGSATVANDGSAPVADDGSTPVADDAA
- a CDS encoding DUF7116 family protein — its product is MATASIPPTTEARDVFRELGYSVSEGGREFVAERKWRRVLVTALCMEDDDLGPYLTDGGETPRLRCFVTWRTNADDLQERLTSLKPPYDWAVIGVDPDGDDFSVMEGAPGSP